The Hevea brasiliensis isolate MT/VB/25A 57/8 chromosome 1, ASM3005281v1, whole genome shotgun sequence genome has a window encoding:
- the LOC110669523 gene encoding vegetative cell wall protein gp1, with product MLELLESSHQTPIFFGISCLMETQLPTLIFLILGLVCNFRALLAESQPQNVHASRASVTPSTPPLLPPPSPSPPSPPPSPPSPSPSAPHPSPPPPPPSTSSKSPPSSSHPAPQSRSPPARKSPPPRPVSPTPPRSTSSPPPSPRHAFRGSSSNGSRTGQQSPSSTMRNSHAMNTGQKIGLLFVGIAVILQIGVVGFLVFKRRQLLRIQDRYETCSS from the coding sequence ATGCTAGAACTTCTTGAATCCTCTCATCAAACACCTATTTTCTTTGGAATTTCTTGTTTGATGGAAACACAGTTACCTACTCTGATCTTTCTGATTTTAGGGCTTGTATGTAATTTCCGTGCTCTTCTTGCTGAATCACAGCCACAGAATGTCCATGCATCACGCGCATCTGTAACCCCATCGACTCCTCCGCTGCTGCCACCACCATCGCCATCACCGCCATCTCCGCCTCCTTCTCCTCCATCTCCATCTCCTTCTGCACCTCACCcttctccacctccacctccaccatcAACATCCTCAAAATCCCCACCATCCTCATCCCATCCTGCACCACAATCACGATCACCTCCAGCACGAAAATCACCACCACCTCGACCCGTATCACCAACTCCACCACGTTCTACAAGCAGTCCGCCGCCGTCACCTAGGCATGCGTTCCGCGGCAGCTCCTCAAACGGGAGCAGGACGGGGCAGCAATCACCGTCATCAACGATGCGAAATAGTCATGCGATGAACACAGGGCAGAAGATTGGGTTGTTGTTTGTGGGTATTGCTGTGATTTTGCAGATTGGCGTTGTTGGGTTCTTGGTTTTCAAGAGAAGGCAGCTGTTGAGGATCCAAGATAGATATGAAACTTGCTCTTCTTGA